In Pelosinus sp. IPA-1, a single genomic region encodes these proteins:
- a CDS encoding shikimate kinase, whose protein sequence is MKNIVLIGFMGTGKTTIGRLLANRLGRPFIDSDKKIEYENGMSIREIFNAYGETYFRQQERSMIARLSHYNSTVIAAGGGVVLSTENMVRLKRNGVIIALTASTETILERTGRRNTRPLLDDFEKREQIVNKLLKERMELYQKADCHIDTSNSSPQQVINEIMFFLRQGGYLRGRS, encoded by the coding sequence ATGAAAAATATTGTATTGATAGGTTTTATGGGAACAGGGAAAACAACGATTGGTAGACTCTTGGCCAATCGCCTAGGTCGCCCCTTTATTGATAGCGACAAGAAAATTGAATATGAAAATGGTATGAGCATTCGTGAAATCTTTAATGCTTACGGCGAAACATACTTTCGACAACAAGAAAGGTCAATGATCGCTCGCTTATCCCACTATAATAGTACTGTTATTGCAGCTGGTGGTGGTGTGGTGCTATCAACCGAGAATATGGTTCGTTTAAAACGAAATGGTGTTATTATCGCCCTCACTGCTTCTACCGAAACCATTCTAGAAAGAACGGGTAGACGCAATACTCGTCCATTACTTGATGATTTTGAAAAACGAGAGCAAATTGTTAATAAGTTACTGAAAGAGCGGATGGAACTATATCAGAAAGCAGATTGTCATATTGATACGAGTAATAGTTCACCACAACAGGTAATTAACGAAATCATGTTTTTTTTACGGCAGGGAGGTTATTTGCGTGGCAGAAGTTAA
- a CDS encoding PilN domain-containing protein has protein sequence MNTINLLPFKERQPKWPIKQLLFISVFLLLLLFSSLYCYNTYKIWSIEKELQATRTQYELLQPTRIQMINMDAKQQLLDKKNNLVVNLTKERSTWYSIIQHLVTITPQELWFTDLVNTDKGVVYIKGSAEAYPAVAQLMRNLENDPIFTEPILNKVESDATLSIAKFEISVKFKGIQ, from the coding sequence ATGAATACCATTAACCTATTACCTTTTAAGGAGCGCCAACCTAAATGGCCAATAAAGCAATTGCTATTTATATCTGTTTTTTTACTACTTTTGCTGTTTAGTAGCTTATATTGTTATAATACTTATAAAATCTGGAGTATTGAAAAAGAACTGCAAGCCACTCGTACCCAATATGAATTATTGCAGCCAACAAGAATCCAGATGATTAATATGGATGCCAAGCAACAATTATTGGATAAAAAAAATAATTTAGTAGTGAACTTAACAAAAGAACGTAGCACCTGGTATTCAATTATACAACATTTAGTAACTATAACACCCCAGGAGTTATGGTTTACTGATTTAGTCAATACGGATAAAGGTGTCGTCTATATTAAAGGTTCAGCAGAAGCCTATCCCGCTGTAGCCCAATTAATGAGAAATTTAGAGAATGATCCTATTTTTACCGAACCAATTTTGAATAAGGTTGAAAGTGATGCAACTTTATCAATAGCTAAATTTGAAATATCGGTAAAGTTTAAGGGGATACAATAA
- a CDS encoding late competence development ComFB family protein: MELKNYMEKLVMEKLAIVLQADPAMCTCQRCQYDIAALALNALPTRYVATSTGETYTKLSSLDQQFHVDVVSALTQAIKIVKKQPHHSEK; encoded by the coding sequence ATGGAACTTAAAAATTATATGGAAAAACTAGTTATGGAAAAACTTGCGATTGTTCTTCAAGCAGACCCTGCTATGTGTACTTGCCAACGGTGCCAGTATGATATTGCCGCTTTAGCTTTGAATGCTTTGCCGACTCGTTATGTTGCGACTTCTACGGGTGAAACCTATACTAAATTAAGCTCATTGGACCAACAATTCCACGTTGATGTCGTATCTGCTCTTACCCAAGCCATTAAAATAGTGAAAAAGCAGCCCCATCATTCGGAAAAATAG
- a CDS encoding prepilin-type N-terminal cleavage/methylation domain-containing protein, with product MQRGVTFIELLLCIAILSIFSSMAVPTIGQSLAKQELENSARQLVADIRWLQQISINSGVDTTAYVLLFKYTVPQGYYITANTQRIKKVAFPPSVNLSGQFSSISFSLNGTPKNSAQSVTLYSPKLKESKYVILAPVTGRVRISSSISTQPEE from the coding sequence ATGCAACGAGGTGTAACATTTATTGAACTCCTGCTATGTATTGCTATACTCAGCATTTTTTCTAGTATGGCAGTGCCAACAATTGGCCAATCCTTAGCAAAACAAGAGCTTGAGAATAGCGCTCGTCAATTAGTTGCAGACATTCGTTGGCTTCAGCAAATATCTATAAACTCGGGTGTAGACACGACTGCTTACGTATTACTTTTTAAGTATACGGTTCCGCAGGGCTATTATATTACTGCGAATACCCAAAGAATAAAAAAAGTTGCTTTTCCACCATCAGTAAATTTATCTGGACAGTTTTCTTCTATTTCCTTTAGTTTGAATGGAACACCTAAAAATAGTGCGCAATCAGTTACTCTATATAGCCCTAAACTAAAAGAGTCGAAGTATGTTATTCTTGCGCCAGTCACGGGACGAGTGCGTATTAGTAGCTCTATAAGTACGCAGCCAGAAGAATAA
- the pilO gene encoding type 4a pilus biogenesis protein PilO: MKSFSWNKTSNKGKVILFIASVAAATWLLYSFLLLPQWSQIEELTAQSNIEHQKVKVIEDFLLLHPNVEQFALELDKKFTYVDAMLPNNPDISNFLIQIEQLSKGCGVHLGHVKPTQTTNKEGYKEYAIEILISGSFTQSMNFLNKLENELRFINVNTISMQAGKNNLESKISAKIYSYGVPSESSKTTDIKNN; this comes from the coding sequence ATGAAGTCTTTTTCATGGAATAAAACATCAAATAAAGGTAAAGTTATTTTGTTTATCGCAAGTGTAGCAGCTGCAACTTGGCTATTATATTCCTTTTTACTTTTGCCTCAATGGAGTCAAATCGAAGAGTTAACAGCACAATCTAATATAGAACATCAAAAAGTAAAAGTAATTGAGGATTTTTTGTTACTCCATCCAAATGTTGAGCAATTTGCGTTAGAATTAGATAAAAAGTTTACTTATGTTGATGCAATGCTGCCGAATAATCCTGATATTAGTAATTTCCTTATACAAATAGAGCAATTATCGAAGGGATGCGGTGTACATCTTGGTCATGTCAAACCAACGCAAACAACTAATAAAGAAGGCTATAAGGAATACGCTATTGAAATACTGATAAGTGGATCGTTTACACAATCTATGAACTTTTTAAATAAACTTGAAAATGAATTGCGTTTTATAAATGTAAATACCATTTCTATGCAAGCAGGTAAAAACAATTTAGAAAGTAAAATTTCAGCTAAAATTTATAGTTATGGAGTACCTTCTGAAAGCAGTAAAACTACAGATATTAAAAATAATTGA
- a CDS encoding efflux RND transporter permease subunit: MIDTFIKRPVFTTMIVMLLVVFGLGAYPTLGIDLNPDVEFPIVTVTITYTGASPEEMESLITKPVEDAVSSVSGIKSLSSVSREGTSQVTLEFEFGTNPKLAANEIREKVAGVRKRLPDQIDEPVVQRFDITAQSIVYFSLASDTRSRGEIRKLAIDVVKDELQRMDGVAQVDVFGATDREIHIFIDPKKIESYNISFQQIRDAINDQNLNTPGGKVNEKGTELTVRTMGKYKSVDEIKNIIVANQDGRLITLKDVVTIEDGWAEERVYAHTNGTPSVIISVQKQSGTNTVDVAERVKRAMENMQTNVLPQDIKVSIVRDSSKYIRSSVEDVMVSLLFGGLLAVVITFLFLQNTRATMIGAIAIPTSIIATFFAMKVMGFTLNNMSLMGLSLAVGILIDDAIVVIENIFRHMEDGLSPMEAARIGTTEISLAVVATTLSILAVFVPVGNMGEIIGQFFKQFGITVAFAVAFSLFVAFTLTPTLAAYWLKNNHGESLQSRWSWLQKILDVWETGFLSLRDNYKLILQWALKRPKKLVALAVLSLFLNGLLLPFIGVEFQPTYDSGEFNVMLTASSGTSMEKMKELVEPIEKEVLSIPELESAFVLIGTNRQLNKVNIGIRLIDSADRSRSMSQIMDQLRIKFRTVKNLKVAVQSNQGIGRGDSRPVQVGIRGPELEVLNRSAFDLAEAIKQISGTTDVDISSDQSEPEVQVKLDPVRAAELGINSTIAGEVIQMAFLGITTKNQYNVADSDYDIRVQMQPSNRLSMSDVANLRISSKTGGFVRLADIADVKFSSGPTQIDRESRQRQVIVYANTVGVSTGEVLTKIKEIIPSINLPLGYTYKFVGQAQMMQDSFKEIGKALLLAIVLIYMVLAAEFESFIHPLTIMLSLPFSLVGAVLGLLISGKTINMMSLIGIIMLMGLVTKNAILLIDHTIQLRNNGMSIQDALVEAGVLRLRPILMTTMAMIFGMMPVALGLGAGAELRSSMGVVLIGGLITSTFLTLIIVPLVYFLIDQMQQYFRRSKTEKNINL; encoded by the coding sequence ATGATTGATACATTTATTAAGCGGCCTGTATTTACTACGATGATCGTTATGCTACTCGTAGTATTTGGTTTAGGTGCTTATCCTACCTTGGGAATTGATTTAAACCCAGATGTTGAGTTTCCTATTGTTACTGTAACCATAACTTACACAGGTGCTTCACCAGAAGAAATGGAAAGCCTAATTACTAAACCAGTGGAAGACGCAGTTAGTTCCGTTTCCGGAATAAAATCTTTATCCTCAGTTTCTCGTGAAGGTACCTCTCAAGTCACTTTAGAATTTGAGTTTGGAACAAATCCCAAATTAGCGGCTAATGAGATTAGAGAAAAAGTGGCAGGGGTCCGTAAAAGATTACCTGATCAAATTGACGAACCTGTTGTACAACGTTTCGATATTACGGCGCAATCCATTGTTTATTTTAGTTTAGCCTCTGATACTCGTAGTCGTGGTGAAATACGTAAATTGGCCATTGATGTTGTAAAAGATGAATTACAACGCATGGACGGAGTAGCGCAAGTAGACGTTTTTGGTGCCACGGATCGGGAAATTCATATTTTTATTGACCCTAAAAAAATAGAATCTTATAATATTTCTTTCCAACAAATCCGTGATGCAATTAATGACCAAAACTTAAATACTCCTGGTGGTAAAGTAAACGAAAAAGGTACCGAATTAACGGTACGTACAATGGGCAAATATAAAAGCGTAGATGAGATTAAGAATATAATTGTAGCAAATCAAGACGGCCGTCTTATTACCTTAAAGGACGTTGTTACAATTGAAGATGGCTGGGCCGAAGAACGTGTTTACGCACATACAAATGGTACACCTAGTGTAATTATTTCTGTGCAAAAACAATCCGGTACAAATACAGTAGATGTGGCAGAACGAGTAAAAAGGGCTATGGAAAACATGCAGACGAATGTCTTACCACAAGATATTAAAGTTTCTATTGTCCGAGATAGCTCCAAGTATATTCGTAGTAGTGTGGAAGATGTTATGGTATCACTACTCTTTGGTGGCTTATTGGCAGTGGTAATTACATTTCTCTTCTTACAAAATACTCGTGCAACAATGATTGGAGCCATTGCCATCCCAACCTCTATCATAGCGACTTTCTTTGCTATGAAGGTAATGGGCTTTACTCTTAATAATATGTCACTCATGGGGCTTAGTTTAGCAGTAGGGATTTTGATTGATGATGCTATTGTTGTCATTGAAAATATCTTCCGTCATATGGAAGATGGTCTATCACCTATGGAGGCTGCTAGAATCGGTACTACTGAAATCTCTTTGGCAGTAGTTGCTACTACTTTATCGATTTTAGCCGTGTTTGTTCCTGTAGGTAATATGGGCGAAATCATAGGCCAATTTTTTAAACAGTTTGGTATTACCGTTGCTTTTGCAGTAGCTTTTTCCTTATTTGTAGCTTTTACTTTAACTCCTACCTTAGCCGCTTACTGGCTAAAAAACAATCATGGTGAATCACTACAAAGCCGCTGGAGTTGGCTGCAAAAAATCCTTGATGTTTGGGAGACTGGCTTCCTTTCCTTAAGAGATAACTACAAATTAATTCTTCAATGGGCCCTAAAACGTCCGAAGAAATTAGTTGCATTAGCTGTATTGTCCTTGTTCCTTAACGGACTTTTATTGCCGTTTATAGGTGTTGAGTTTCAGCCTACTTACGATTCTGGAGAGTTCAACGTGATGTTAACTGCATCCTCTGGCACATCTATGGAAAAAATGAAGGAGCTTGTAGAGCCAATCGAAAAAGAAGTATTATCTATTCCGGAACTAGAATCTGCGTTTGTTTTGATTGGCACAAACCGGCAATTAAATAAAGTAAACATTGGTATACGACTAATCGACAGTGCTGATAGATCGCGATCTATGTCTCAAATCATGGATCAATTAAGAATCAAATTCCGCACAGTCAAAAATTTAAAGGTTGCAGTACAATCTAACCAAGGTATAGGTAGAGGGGATTCTCGCCCTGTCCAGGTGGGCATTAGGGGACCTGAATTAGAGGTCTTAAACCGTAGTGCTTTTGATTTAGCAGAAGCCATTAAACAAATTTCTGGTACAACAGATGTAGATATCTCAAGTGACCAATCTGAACCAGAAGTACAAGTTAAATTAGACCCTGTCAGAGCAGCTGAGCTAGGGATTAATAGCACTATTGCCGGGGAGGTCATTCAGATGGCATTTCTCGGAATCACAACTAAGAATCAATACAATGTAGCAGACAGTGATTATGATATTCGTGTGCAGATGCAGCCTAGCAATCGATTAAGTATGTCTGATGTAGCCAACTTACGAATATCATCTAAAACGGGCGGATTTGTCCGGCTTGCAGACATTGCTGACGTAAAGTTTTCATCTGGACCTACCCAAATTGACCGCGAGTCTCGACAAAGGCAAGTTATCGTTTATGCAAATACAGTAGGGGTATCTACAGGTGAAGTTCTCACAAAGATTAAAGAAATTATTCCATCGATCAATTTGCCCTTAGGTTATACCTATAAATTTGTAGGACAAGCGCAGATGATGCAGGACTCTTTCAAAGAAATTGGTAAAGCGTTACTATTAGCTATTGTACTTATCTATATGGTACTGGCTGCAGAGTTTGAAAGCTTTATCCATCCCTTGACGATTATGCTATCACTACCTTTTTCACTTGTTGGTGCCGTTCTAGGCCTTTTGATTTCAGGTAAAACAATTAATATGATGTCTTTAATTGGTATTATCATGTTAATGGGCCTAGTTACGAAAAATGCGATATTGCTAATTGATCACACAATACAGTTACGTAATAACGGTATGTCAATCCAGGATGCTTTGGTCGAAGCTGGAGTTTTAAGATTGCGACCAATTCTCATGACTACAATGGCCATGATTTTTGGTATGATGCCAGTGGCATTAGGTTTAGGAGCGGGTGCCGAATTACGCTCTTCAATGGGCGTAGTACTTATTGGCGGTTTAATAACATCCACTTTCTTAACTTTAATCATTGTTCCACTAGTGTATTTTTTAATTGATCAAATGCAGCAGTACTTTAGGAGAAGCAAAACAGAGAAGAACATTAATTTATAA
- the aroB gene encoding 3-dehydroquinate synthase, translated as MAEVNVNLGNRSYKIFIDVANKKIIATLMQNMKVNQKVLIVSDQNVGNLYGVELKKQLQQSGFIVELHCISPGEHSKCLDTAMELYTKAIVLGLDRNSTILALGGGVVGDLSGFVAATYLRGIPFIQVPTSLLSQVDSSVGGKVAVNHPLGKNLIGAFYQPKAVVIDIDCLHTLPDRELFTGLAEVIKCGVIADKNFFMYLNNNVQQILDKEPDALTEIIRRSCEIKARVVEQDEQESSLRAILNFGHTIGHAIEANTSFSIYNHGEAVAIGMYGAALISKYLGLCSEMTVANLKDTISKFKLPLSAPECNITELFALLYRDKKVVDNKINWVLLNEIGQVSICKQVPEDVVIRVLKEITVPNKIC; from the coding sequence GTGGCAGAAGTTAATGTAAATTTAGGAAACAGAAGTTACAAAATCTTTATTGATGTGGCAAACAAGAAAATAATTGCTACACTTATGCAAAATATGAAAGTAAATCAAAAAGTTCTAATTGTTTCAGATCAGAATGTAGGAAATCTTTATGGGGTGGAACTAAAAAAGCAATTACAGCAATCTGGTTTTATCGTAGAGCTACATTGTATTTCACCAGGGGAACACTCAAAATGCCTCGATACAGCTATGGAATTGTACACAAAAGCCATAGTTTTAGGGCTTGACCGTAATTCAACTATACTTGCATTGGGTGGTGGAGTAGTTGGTGATTTATCAGGTTTCGTAGCAGCTACTTATCTTAGAGGTATTCCTTTTATTCAAGTACCAACATCATTGCTTTCGCAAGTAGATTCAAGTGTCGGGGGAAAGGTTGCAGTTAATCATCCCCTAGGGAAAAATCTAATTGGTGCTTTTTATCAACCCAAAGCTGTAGTAATTGATATTGATTGCCTGCATACGTTACCCGATAGAGAGTTATTCACTGGCCTAGCAGAAGTCATTAAATGCGGTGTCATCGCGGATAAAAACTTCTTTATGTATCTGAATAATAATGTACAACAAATTTTGGACAAAGAGCCAGATGCCTTAACCGAAATTATCCGTAGATCTTGTGAAATAAAGGCCAGGGTGGTAGAACAAGATGAGCAAGAGAGCTCATTGCGAGCTATTTTAAATTTTGGGCATACAATTGGCCATGCTATTGAGGCTAATACGAGCTTTTCCATCTATAATCACGGCGAGGCTGTAGCCATTGGCATGTATGGTGCAGCGTTAATTAGCAAATATCTTGGCTTGTGCAGTGAGATGACTGTTGCCAATTTAAAAGATACTATTAGTAAATTCAAATTACCATTATCTGCACCTGAATGTAACATAACCGAATTATTTGCACTTTTATATAGAGATAAAAAGGTAGTTGATAATAAGATTAATTGGGTATTGCTGAATGAGATTGGGCAGGTCAGTATCTGTAAGCAAGTTCCTGAAGATGTTGTCATTCGTGTCTTAAAAGAAATTACAGTTCCCAATAAAATATGCTAG
- a CDS encoding efflux RND transporter periplasmic adaptor subunit produces the protein MNAKKKKVLFITGFVVLAFLGIISYRIYDNVSANKERAIKGSQGRGAAVETGVVTRRDITPTLTFSANLEPLWNADISPKVDGRVDKLYVDEGDTVTAGMIIGVLDTNELAAQVMQAEGNLLSNQASLEQAELDLSRAQALANQGAVSAQSLDTARTKRDLAIGQVRSAEGNVVLLQARLDNANIIAPRSGIVLKRYIQAGSYAKAGAQIVSIADVSSLLGKATLGESELSEIAVGLQVKIIVNALQDKEYIGTITRISPAATLPARTFTAEITIPNTSGILKPGLFSKIVIPGTVHKNALVVPESALVMREDQKTVYVVTNENKVQQRVLKLGYVGEGWAEVLAGLNDGERIVIAGQNKLKDGSTITAPSGKEGGN, from the coding sequence GTGAATGCAAAAAAGAAAAAGGTTCTCTTTATTACAGGTTTCGTAGTACTCGCTTTCTTAGGTATTATCTCATACCGAATCTATGACAATGTTTCCGCCAACAAAGAACGTGCAATCAAAGGTTCCCAAGGACGTGGCGCAGCCGTCGAAACAGGAGTAGTAACAAGACGAGACATTACTCCTACTTTAACATTTTCAGCTAATCTTGAACCCTTATGGAATGCAGATATTTCGCCTAAAGTAGATGGTAGAGTTGATAAACTTTACGTTGATGAAGGGGATACTGTAACTGCAGGTATGATAATTGGTGTGCTTGATACGAATGAGCTAGCAGCACAAGTTATGCAAGCCGAAGGTAATTTACTTTCGAATCAGGCAAGTTTGGAACAAGCCGAATTAGACTTATCTAGAGCACAGGCGCTAGCAAATCAAGGAGCTGTATCAGCACAATCATTAGATACAGCTCGTACAAAAAGAGATTTAGCGATTGGACAAGTACGTTCAGCAGAAGGTAATGTTGTTTTATTGCAGGCTCGTTTAGACAATGCAAATATTATAGCACCGCGCAGTGGGATTGTTTTAAAACGTTACATACAAGCTGGCTCATATGCAAAAGCTGGTGCACAAATCGTAAGTATCGCTGATGTCTCATCTTTATTGGGTAAGGCTACACTTGGTGAATCTGAACTTAGTGAAATTGCAGTTGGCTTACAAGTTAAAATCATAGTAAATGCTTTACAAGATAAGGAATACATCGGAACGATCACTCGTATCTCTCCGGCAGCTACTTTGCCAGCTCGAACATTTACCGCAGAAATTACAATTCCTAATACTTCTGGGATATTGAAACCTGGTTTATTTAGTAAAATAGTAATTCCTGGTACAGTCCATAAAAATGCATTAGTTGTCCCTGAAAGTGCATTAGTCATGCGTGAAGATCAAAAGACAGTCTATGTGGTAACAAATGAAAATAAAGTCCAACAACGCGTTCTAAAATTAGGATATGTAGGTGAGGGCTGGGCTGAAGTATTAGCAGGCTTAAACGATGGTGAACGCATTGTAATTGCAGGACAAAATAAATTAAAAGATGGTTCCACTATAACTGCTCCTAGTGGCAAAGAGGGTGGAAACTAA
- a CDS encoding prepilin-type N-terminal cleavage/methylation domain-containing protein → MLIKLRQKMRNQRGFTLVELMVVIAIIGVLAAIAVPKMSGTTDAAKVAKIQADLRTIASAEAVYFSQNGAYVSTLATLKTANLLAEVPVPPATAGAYTVNTTTGEVTSTFGTKTYTSNGTSSITPS, encoded by the coding sequence ATGTTAATTAAATTAAGACAAAAGATGAGGAATCAGAGAGGTTTTACTCTAGTAGAGTTGATGGTAGTTATTGCCATAATTGGAGTTTTAGCAGCAATTGCTGTACCTAAAATGTCTGGAACAACTGATGCAGCTAAAGTTGCTAAAATTCAGGCCGATCTACGTACTATTGCTAGTGCTGAAGCAGTATACTTTTCACAAAACGGTGCATATGTGAGCACTTTGGCCACACTGAAAACGGCAAATCTACTTGCCGAGGTTCCTGTTCCACCTGCCACTGCAGGTGCATATACAGTTAATACAACTACTGGTGAAGTGACATCTACCTTTGGTACAAAAACATACACATCAAATGGAACATCAAGTATAACTCCTAGTTAG
- the pilM gene encoding type IV pilus assembly protein PilM, translating to MWKKIESFLLKKNSNTIGIDIGTGAIKVVEIGWTKGNPILKNFGIQTLPPKVIEDGRILDSYLLSDILSKLLATIRISSKHVVIAVGGRGMFARELVFPVMTKEELQEAIKWDLEKYIPYAPESYYFDFSIVGKGDIETEIKVLLVAAPHELINSLTTIIRSVDLVPVAVDVEPLALYRTFINAENAIVLDIGKMISQVTIFQNGSPAVIRNIPIGGERMTEVIMEVEELTDAEAEQVKQGQFDLINDNMTEKDAEINHQLKLLLAEFCRDIRRTAEYYQLQNNAAIIDKMYITGGGSKMNNLIPYLATQLDLPIVLHDPLVRLEIPSSFDKTHLQQIAPQLGTAIGLSLRGGER from the coding sequence ATGTGGAAAAAGATCGAAAGTTTTTTATTAAAAAAGAACTCAAATACAATTGGCATTGATATTGGTACAGGTGCCATAAAAGTCGTTGAAATCGGATGGACGAAAGGAAACCCTATTTTAAAAAACTTTGGTATTCAAACCTTACCGCCAAAAGTTATTGAAGATGGACGTATCCTTGACAGTTACCTTTTAAGTGATATTCTTAGTAAATTGCTTGCCACTATCAGAATTTCTAGTAAACATGTTGTTATCGCAGTAGGTGGACGAGGAATGTTTGCACGAGAATTGGTTTTCCCTGTTATGACGAAAGAAGAATTACAAGAAGCAATTAAGTGGGATTTAGAAAAATATATACCCTATGCTCCTGAGAGCTATTATTTTGATTTTTCTATAGTAGGTAAGGGTGATATCGAAACGGAAATAAAGGTTTTGTTAGTGGCTGCTCCTCATGAGCTAATTAATAGTCTTACGACTATTATTAGAAGTGTTGACTTAGTACCAGTCGCAGTTGATGTTGAACCACTGGCTTTATATCGTACCTTTATAAATGCTGAAAATGCGATAGTACTTGATATTGGAAAAATGATTTCTCAAGTTACTATATTTCAAAATGGTAGCCCTGCTGTAATCCGCAATATCCCGATTGGCGGAGAACGCATGACTGAGGTAATTATGGAAGTAGAGGAGCTTACAGATGCTGAAGCAGAGCAAGTAAAACAAGGACAGTTTGATTTGATTAACGATAATATGACTGAAAAAGATGCTGAGATAAATCATCAACTAAAGTTACTATTAGCTGAGTTTTGTAGAGATATACGTCGCACTGCTGAATACTACCAATTACAAAATAACGCAGCAATTATTGATAAAATGTATATTACAGGTGGTGGTTCAAAGATGAATAACTTGATTCCTTATTTGGCCACACAGTTAGATTTACCGATCGTATTGCATGACCCATTGGTAAGATTGGAGATCCCGTCCTCTTTTGATAAAACTCACTTACAACAAATAGCACCTCAATTAGGCACTGCAATTGGTTTATCCTTAAGAGGAGGTGAGCGATGA
- a CDS encoding prepilin peptidase, giving the protein MLTLIIIMVGLIIGSFVNVCIYRLPQNQSIITPSSHCMTCNTHLKPWDLIPFLSYLLSRGRCRYCGVTFSSRYFVLEILTAILFVWCLYIFGVSLELLKALILTSFLLVITFIDYDHQLILDKVLLWLFGAGVVINLWTNSLEIWDMISASLLGGGILLLIALVSRGGMGGGDIKFATALGIWLGWEYLLLTLLLSFIFGGVGGLLLLAFKLKTRKDFIPFGPFIALGALVSTLYGNQIITWYLERL; this is encoded by the coding sequence TTGCTCACTTTAATAATCATAATGGTTGGTCTTATTATCGGTAGCTTCGTCAACGTCTGCATCTATCGTTTACCGCAAAACCAATCTATCATTACACCTTCTTCTCATTGCATGACGTGCAATACACATCTTAAACCATGGGATCTAATTCCTTTCCTTAGTTATCTTCTATCTCGCGGTCGCTGCCGCTATTGCGGTGTTACTTTTTCATCACGCTATTTTGTCTTAGAAATATTGACAGCAATTCTCTTTGTCTGGTGCCTTTATATATTTGGAGTTTCCCTAGAACTTTTGAAAGCCCTTATTCTTACATCTTTTTTACTTGTTATTACTTTCATTGATTATGATCACCAACTTATTTTAGACAAAGTTTTGCTATGGCTATTTGGGGCTGGTGTTGTTATAAATTTGTGGACAAATAGCCTAGAAATCTGGGACATGATTAGCGCCAGTTTACTTGGTGGTGGAATATTGCTTTTAATTGCCCTAGTCAGCCGTGGTGGCATGGGAGGCGGTGATATTAAGTTTGCTACAGCTCTTGGTATTTGGTTGGGATGGGAATACTTACTACTAACCTTACTATTATCTTTTATATTTGGTGGTGTAGGCGGCTTATTATTATTAGCTTTTAAATTAAAAACCCGTAAGGATTTTATACCCTTTGGTCCCTTTATTGCCTTAGGTGCCTTAGTTAGTACCTTATACGGTAACCAAATTATTACTTGGTATTTGGAACGATTATAA
- a CDS encoding prepilin-type N-terminal cleavage/methylation domain-containing protein: protein MKKAYLTVQDGLTLVELLISITLLLMLLSGIADLFSESLRLWIFNRDQENIQQTARLAMDSIGREIRYAQQITFKSKSSLLITKPSGENNTFQLGGGTHSKTIYIIIDKTKTKPAGGISRNPITENFVTNLEFLAYPENENPKAVMITLETTDENTGEKKLLHTACYPLNKGGMLNEQ from the coding sequence ATGAAAAAAGCATACCTTACTGTACAAGATGGATTGACTCTCGTAGAATTATTAATTAGTATCACGCTATTGCTTATGTTACTTTCTGGTATCGCAGATTTGTTTTCCGAATCTTTAAGACTTTGGATATTTAATAGAGATCAAGAAAATATTCAGCAAACGGCACGCCTAGCAATGGATAGTATAGGTCGAGAAATACGCTATGCTCAACAAATCACTTTTAAGAGTAAATCCTCTTTACTTATTACCAAACCAAGTGGGGAAAATAACACCTTTCAATTAGGTGGCGGAACTCATTCCAAAACCATATATATTATTATAGATAAAACTAAGACAAAACCTGCAGGTGGTATTTCTCGCAATCCAATAACAGAAAATTTTGTAACCAACTTAGAATTTCTTGCTTATCCGGAGAATGAAAATCCAAAAGCGGTAATGATAACTTTAGAAACAACTGACGAGAATACTGGAGAAAAAAAGCTGCTTCATACAGCCTGTTATCCGCTAAATAAAGGTGGCATGCTTAATGAACAATGA